The proteins below are encoded in one region of Streptomyces sp. NBC_00490:
- a CDS encoding ABC transporter ATP-binding protein produces MLIRLLRTYLRPYRKPIALLVVLQFLQTCATLYLPTLNADIIDSGVVKGDTGYILSFGALMIGISLIQVVCNIGAVYYGARTAAALGRDVRAAVFDRVQSFSAREVGQFGAPSLITRTTNDVQQVQMLALMTFTLMVSAPIMCAGGIVLALGLDVPLSAVLVAVVPVLGVCVTLIVRRLRPLFRAMQVRLDTVNQVLREQITGNRVIRAFVRDDYEKDRFRRANAELTEMSLGTGKYLALMFPMVMTVVNVSSIAVVWFGAHRIDDGQMQIGDLTAFLAYLMQIVMSVMMATFMFMMVPRAEVCAERIQEVLDTSSSVVPPKAPVLELRRHGHLEIRGAGFRYPGAEEPVLKGVDLVARPGEVTAVIGSTGSGKSTLLGLVPRLFDATDGEVLVDGESVAGIEPELLARTVGMVPQRPYLFAGTVASNLRYGNPDATDEELWHALEVAQAKDFVERLENGLDSPVAQGGTNVSGGQRQRLAIARTLVQRPEIYLFDDSFSALDYATDAALRAALSRETAEATVVIVAQRVATIRDADRIVVLDEGRVVGTGRHHELMADNETYREIVLSQLTEAEAA; encoded by the coding sequence GTGCTCATACGACTTCTGCGGACCTATCTCAGGCCCTACCGGAAACCCATCGCCCTCCTGGTGGTGCTGCAGTTCCTGCAGACCTGCGCCACCCTCTATCTGCCCACGCTGAACGCGGACATCATCGACAGCGGCGTCGTGAAGGGCGACACCGGGTACATCCTGTCCTTCGGCGCACTGATGATCGGTATCTCGCTGATCCAGGTCGTGTGCAACATCGGTGCCGTCTACTACGGCGCGCGGACGGCCGCGGCGCTGGGCCGGGACGTGCGGGCCGCCGTGTTCGACCGGGTGCAGTCCTTCTCCGCCCGCGAGGTGGGCCAGTTCGGGGCGCCCTCGCTGATCACCCGGACGACGAACGACGTGCAGCAGGTCCAGATGCTGGCCCTGATGACGTTCACGCTGATGGTGTCCGCGCCGATCATGTGTGCGGGCGGGATCGTGCTGGCGCTCGGTCTGGACGTGCCGCTGTCCGCGGTCCTCGTCGCGGTCGTCCCCGTGCTGGGTGTCTGCGTGACCTTGATCGTGCGGCGGCTGCGCCCGCTGTTCCGGGCCATGCAGGTGCGCCTCGACACCGTGAACCAGGTGCTGCGCGAGCAGATCACCGGCAACCGGGTGATCCGCGCCTTCGTGCGCGACGACTACGAGAAGGACCGCTTCCGGCGCGCGAACGCCGAGCTCACCGAGATGTCGCTGGGCACCGGCAAGTACCTCGCGCTGATGTTCCCGATGGTCATGACGGTGGTGAACGTGTCGTCGATCGCGGTGGTGTGGTTCGGCGCCCACCGGATCGACGACGGGCAGATGCAGATCGGCGATCTGACGGCGTTCCTCGCCTATCTGATGCAGATCGTCATGTCCGTGATGATGGCCACCTTCATGTTCATGATGGTGCCGCGCGCCGAGGTGTGCGCCGAGCGGATCCAGGAGGTGCTGGACACCTCCTCGAGCGTGGTTCCGCCCAAGGCTCCGGTGCTGGAGCTGCGCCGCCACGGCCATCTGGAGATCCGCGGGGCGGGCTTCCGCTACCCGGGTGCCGAGGAGCCGGTGCTCAAGGGCGTCGACCTCGTCGCCCGGCCCGGCGAGGTGACCGCCGTCATCGGGTCGACCGGCAGCGGCAAGTCCACGCTGCTGGGGCTGGTGCCCCGGCTGTTCGACGCCACCGACGGCGAGGTGCTGGTCGACGGGGAGAGCGTGGCGGGCATCGAGCCCGAGCTGCTGGCGCGGACCGTCGGCATGGTGCCGCAGCGGCCGTACCTCTTCGCGGGGACCGTGGCGAGCAATCTGCGCTACGGCAATCCGGACGCCACCGACGAGGAGCTGTGGCACGCGCTGGAGGTGGCGCAGGCCAAGGACTTCGTGGAGCGGCTGGAGAACGGGCTCGACTCCCCCGTCGCCCAGGGCGGCACCAATGTCTCGGGAGGTCAGCGGCAGCGGCTCGCCATCGCCCGTACGCTCGTGCAGCGCCCGGAGATCTATCTCTTCGACGACTCCTTCTCCGCCCTCGACTACGCCACCGACGCGGCCCTGCGCGCGGCCCTGTCCCGGGAGACCGCCGAGGCGACCGTCGTGATCGTCGCCCAGCGGGTGGCGACCATCCGGGACGCCGACCGGATCGTCGTACTCGACGAGGGACGGGTCGTCGGCACCGGCCGGCATCACGAACTGATGGCGGACAACGAGACCTACCGGGAGATCGTGCTCTCCCAGCTCACGGAAGCGGAGGCTGCCTGA
- a CDS encoding RNA polymerase sigma factor yields MPESSERGRSVPSGSHTPAVPLIAYGTDSGEAVDSAPETALPLTSAAIILEVAPVQTQTLNKTDASTDGAEPDTETDVLAAVPPQSRVAHHPEAEPDEPSADALETVEPAEPVEAPQPKSRSRVADTSGPSSDLFRQYLREIGRIPLLTAAEEVDLARRVEAGLFAEEKLLNAPDLESQLAIDLDRLVVMGRMAKRRLIEANLRLVVSVAKRYVGRGLTMLDLVQEGNLGLIRAVEKFDYARGYKFSTYATWWIRQAMSRALADQARTIRVPVHVVELINRVVRVQRRMLQERGYEPTPEEVAAHLDLAPERVSEVLRLAQEPVSLHAPVGEEDDVALGDLIEDGDATSPVESAAFLLLREHLEAVLSTLGERERKVVQLRYGLADGRPRTLEEIGRIFGVTRERIRQIESKTLNKLRDHAFADQLRGYLD; encoded by the coding sequence CGCGGTTCCGCTCATCGCGTACGGGACGGACAGCGGCGAGGCCGTCGACTCCGCCCCCGAAACAGCGCTGCCGCTCACTTCTGCAGCGATCATCCTGGAGGTCGCCCCCGTGCAGACCCAGACCCTCAACAAGACCGACGCCAGTACCGACGGCGCGGAGCCGGATACGGAGACCGACGTTCTCGCCGCGGTCCCTCCGCAGAGCCGTGTCGCGCACCACCCCGAGGCGGAGCCGGACGAGCCGTCGGCCGACGCCCTGGAGACCGTGGAACCCGCCGAACCGGTCGAGGCTCCCCAGCCGAAGAGCCGCAGCCGCGTCGCCGACACCAGCGGGCCCTCCTCCGATCTCTTCCGTCAGTACCTCCGCGAGATCGGCCGTATCCCGCTGCTCACGGCAGCCGAGGAGGTCGATCTGGCCCGCCGCGTCGAAGCCGGCCTGTTCGCCGAGGAGAAGCTCCTCAACGCCCCTGACCTGGAAAGCCAGTTGGCGATCGACCTGGACCGCCTGGTCGTCATGGGCCGGATGGCCAAGCGCCGGCTCATCGAGGCGAACCTGCGGCTCGTGGTGTCGGTGGCCAAGAGGTACGTCGGCCGCGGCCTGACCATGCTCGACCTGGTCCAGGAAGGAAACCTGGGCCTGATCAGGGCCGTCGAGAAGTTCGACTACGCCCGCGGCTACAAGTTCTCGACCTACGCGACCTGGTGGATCCGCCAGGCCATGTCCCGGGCTCTCGCCGACCAGGCCCGGACCATCCGGGTCCCGGTCCACGTCGTGGAGTTGATCAACAGGGTCGTCCGCGTCCAGCGTCGCATGCTGCAGGAACGCGGCTACGAACCGACCCCGGAAGAGGTGGCCGCCCACCTCGACCTCGCCCCGGAACGCGTCAGCGAGGTCCTGCGCCTGGCCCAGGAACCCGTCTCCCTGCACGCCCCGGTGGGCGAGGAGGACGACGTCGCCCTCGGCGACCTCATCGAGGACGGTGACGCGACGTCGCCCGTCGAGTCGGCGGCGTTCCTGCTGCTCAGGGAGCACCTGGAGGCGGTGCTGTCGACGCTGGGGGAGCGGGAGCGGAAGGTCGTACAGCTCAGGTACGGGCTCGCTGACGGCCGCCCGCGCACGCTGGAGGAGATCGGGCGGATCTTCGGCGTGACGCGGGAGCGGATCAGGCAGATCGAGTCCAAGACGTTGAACAAGCTGCGGGACCACGCCTTCGCGGATCAGCTGAGGGGTTATCTGGACTGA
- a CDS encoding MarR family winged helix-turn-helix transcriptional regulator, with the protein MPGTHRTPSTASEGPMSYAIFQLARAHRARAGVMLREMDLHPGQELLLMQLLDRDGQTQSELLESVGLDHSTVSKSLRRMQEAGLLVREPAAHDRRVMVVHLTDKGRAMREPIAAMWRALEETSALNLSQQQAESFVSTAYAIADAINSRAVPQGDSE; encoded by the coding sequence ATGCCCGGCACACACCGCACCCCGTCCACGGCCAGCGAGGGGCCGATGAGCTACGCGATCTTCCAGCTCGCCCGCGCTCATCGCGCCCGCGCCGGCGTCATGCTCCGTGAGATGGATCTGCACCCCGGACAGGAACTGCTGCTGATGCAGCTCCTCGACCGCGACGGCCAGACCCAGTCCGAACTGCTCGAAAGCGTCGGCCTGGACCACTCCACCGTCTCCAAGTCGCTGCGCCGCATGCAGGAGGCGGGCCTGCTGGTGCGCGAGCCGGCCGCGCACGACCGGCGGGTCATGGTCGTCCACCTCACGGACAAGGGCCGGGCGATGCGCGAGCCCATCGCGGCCATGTGGCGGGCCCTGGAGGAGACCTCCGCGCTGAACCTGTCGCAGCAGCAGGCGGAGTCCTTCGTCAGCACCGCCTACGCCATCGCCGACGCGATCAACAGCCGCGCTGTCCCGCAGGGCGATTCCGAGTGA
- a CDS encoding ABC transporter ATP-binding protein, with protein sequence MAGPMGRMMAGTGPDHRSMDFKVSGRRLLSHFRPERFTVYALVFCVFVSVGLSVVGPKILGEATDLVFAGIVGRQMEPGASKEQVLQAMRERGDGQVADMLRSTDFTPGEGIDFGAVGHVLLIALVVFVAAGLLMLVATRLVNRVVNRTMFRMREDVQTKLSRLPLSYFDKRQRGEVLSRATNDIDNIGQTLNQSMGQLINSILTIIGVLAMMFWVSWLLALVALVTVPLSFVIATRVGKRSQPHFVQQWRSTGKLNAHVEEMYTGHTLVKVFGRQDESAQQFAEQNEALYEAGFKAQFNSGIMQPLMMFVSNLNYVLVAVVGGLRVASGTLSIGDVQAFIQYSRQFSMPLTQVASMANLVQSGVASAERIFELLDAEEQEADPMPGERPAELRGRVALEGVSFRYDPEKPLIEDLSLKVEPGHTVAIVGPTGAGKTTLVNLLMRFYEVSGGRITLDGVDIARMSRDELRAGIGMVLQDTWLFGGTIAENIAYGASREVTRGEIEEAARAAHADRFVRTLPDGYDTVIDDEGSGVSAGEKQLITIARAFLSDPVILVLDEATSSVDTRTEVLIQKAMAKLAHGRTSFVIAHRLSTIRDADTILVMENGSIVEQGSHGDLLAADGAYARLYKAQFAQAVAEVD encoded by the coding sequence ATGGCCGGGCCCATGGGGCGCATGATGGCCGGGACCGGCCCCGATCACCGGTCGATGGACTTCAAGGTGTCGGGACGGCGGCTCCTGTCCCACTTCCGGCCGGAGCGGTTCACGGTCTACGCGCTGGTGTTCTGTGTGTTCGTCAGCGTGGGTCTGTCGGTCGTCGGGCCGAAGATCCTCGGCGAGGCCACCGACCTGGTCTTCGCGGGCATCGTCGGACGGCAGATGGAGCCCGGCGCCTCGAAGGAGCAGGTGCTCCAGGCGATGCGGGAGCGCGGGGACGGCCAGGTCGCCGACATGCTCCGCAGCACCGACTTCACCCCGGGCGAGGGCATCGACTTCGGTGCCGTCGGCCATGTCCTGCTGATCGCGCTCGTCGTGTTCGTCGCCGCCGGGCTGCTGATGCTGGTGGCGACGCGGCTGGTGAACCGGGTCGTCAACCGGACCATGTTCCGGATGCGGGAGGACGTACAGACGAAGCTGTCGCGGCTGCCGCTGTCGTACTTCGACAAGCGGCAGCGCGGTGAGGTGCTGTCCCGGGCGACGAACGACATCGACAACATCGGGCAGACCCTCAACCAGTCGATGGGCCAGCTCATCAACTCGATCCTCACCATCATCGGGGTGCTCGCGATGATGTTCTGGGTGTCGTGGCTGCTGGCGCTGGTCGCGCTCGTCACCGTGCCGCTGTCGTTCGTGATCGCCACGCGCGTCGGCAAGCGGTCTCAGCCGCACTTCGTGCAGCAGTGGCGCTCGACCGGCAAGCTCAACGCGCACGTCGAGGAGATGTACACCGGGCACACCCTGGTGAAGGTGTTCGGGCGGCAGGACGAGTCGGCGCAGCAGTTCGCCGAGCAGAACGAGGCGCTGTACGAGGCCGGGTTCAAGGCGCAGTTCAACAGCGGGATCATGCAGCCGCTGATGATGTTCGTGTCGAACCTGAACTATGTGCTGGTCGCCGTGGTGGGTGGCCTGCGCGTCGCCTCCGGCACGCTGTCCATCGGTGATGTGCAGGCCTTCATCCAGTACTCGCGCCAGTTCTCGATGCCGCTGACGCAGGTCGCGTCGATGGCGAACCTGGTGCAGTCCGGGGTCGCCTCGGCCGAGCGGATCTTCGAGCTGCTCGACGCGGAGGAGCAGGAGGCCGACCCGATGCCGGGCGAGCGGCCCGCCGAGCTGCGGGGGCGGGTGGCGCTGGAAGGCGTGTCCTTCCGGTACGACCCCGAGAAGCCGCTCATCGAGGATCTGTCGCTCAAGGTGGAGCCGGGGCACACGGTCGCGATCGTGGGGCCGACGGGCGCGGGCAAGACCACGCTGGTCAACCTGCTGATGCGGTTCTACGAGGTCTCCGGCGGGCGCATCACTCTCGACGGGGTCGACATCGCGCGGATGTCCCGGGACGAACTGCGGGCCGGGATCGGCATGGTGCTCCAGGACACCTGGCTGTTCGGCGGCACGATCGCGGAGAACATCGCGTACGGGGCCTCGCGGGAGGTCACCCGGGGCGAGATCGAGGAGGCCGCGCGGGCCGCGCACGCGGACCGGTTCGTCCGGACGCTGCCCGACGGGTACGACACCGTGATCGACGACGAGGGCTCGGGGGTCAGCGCCGGTGAGAAGCAGCTGATCACCATCGCGCGGGCGTTCCTGTCCGACCCGGTGATCCTGGTCCTCGACGAGGCGACGTCGTCCGTCGACACCCGGACCGAGGTGCTGATCCAGAAGGCGATGGCGAAACTGGCGCACGGACGGACGTCGTTCGTGATCGCGCACCGGCTGTCGACGATCCGGGACGCGGACACGATTCTGGTGATGGAGAACGGGTCGATCGTGGAACAGGGTTCACACGGGGACCTGTTGGCCGCGGACGGCGCGTACGCGCGGCTGTACAAGGCACAGTTCGCGCAGGCGGTGGCCGAGGTCGACTGA
- a CDS encoding xylulokinase has protein sequence MGIVAGLDSSPDFTRIVVCDADTGAVLKQGYAPHPVEGRPSDVDPQAWLLSLGEAAGGGLLEGVQAIGVSSQQNAVVPLDSQGNTVRPALVGGDKRAQVAAADLVDALGGREAWAQAVGCVPQAAQPVTKLRWLVKNEPDAAARTAVLLQAHDWLVWQLLGRPVRRTTDRGGASGTGYWSAATGGYRTDLVELALGHQAMLPEVIGPSDAAGTTPEGLLISAGTGETMAAAFGLGIGLGDAVVSLGASGSVMAVHPEALVDNTGMITSLADATGMHLPVVTTLNAVRTLRGTSELLGLPDLESLSELAMKSTPGAHGLVLLPYLEGERTPSLPHTAGTLAGLRRESMKAEHLARAAFEGMLCGLADALDVLRGRGVEVRRVFLLGAAAELAAVQAAAPSIFGAQVVVPQPADYAARGAARQAAWALGVSQGTLDPRNPPAWQGAAAQILEPGEDLAVGQAVRQQFVSVREQTHPGAFRS, from the coding sequence ATGGGGATAGTCGCCGGGCTGGACAGTTCGCCCGATTTCACTCGCATCGTCGTCTGCGACGCGGACACCGGTGCCGTGCTCAAACAGGGGTATGCCCCGCATCCGGTGGAAGGCCGCCCCTCCGACGTCGATCCCCAGGCCTGGCTCCTCTCCCTCGGCGAGGCGGCCGGCGGAGGACTCCTCGAGGGCGTGCAGGCCATCGGCGTGTCGTCCCAGCAGAACGCGGTCGTGCCGCTGGACTCCCAGGGCAACACCGTGCGCCCCGCACTCGTCGGCGGCGACAAGCGCGCCCAGGTCGCGGCGGCCGATCTGGTCGACGCGCTCGGCGGGCGCGAGGCGTGGGCCCAGGCGGTGGGATGCGTACCGCAGGCCGCCCAGCCCGTCACCAAGCTCCGCTGGCTGGTCAAGAACGAGCCGGACGCGGCCGCCCGTACCGCCGTCCTCCTCCAGGCCCACGACTGGCTGGTGTGGCAGCTCCTCGGCAGGCCGGTCCGCCGGACCACCGACCGCGGGGGCGCCTCCGGCACCGGCTACTGGTCGGCCGCCACCGGCGGCTACCGCACCGACCTCGTCGAGCTGGCGCTCGGTCACCAGGCCATGCTGCCCGAGGTGATCGGCCCCTCCGACGCGGCCGGTACGACTCCGGAGGGGCTGCTGATCTCCGCCGGCACCGGCGAGACCATGGCCGCCGCCTTCGGGCTGGGGATCGGGCTCGGCGACGCCGTCGTCTCGCTCGGGGCCTCCGGCTCCGTCATGGCCGTGCACCCCGAGGCCCTCGTCGACAACACCGGGATGATCACGTCCCTGGCCGACGCCACCGGCATGCACCTGCCGGTCGTCACCACGCTGAACGCCGTACGCACCCTGCGCGGCACCTCCGAGCTGCTCGGGCTGCCCGACCTGGAGAGCCTGTCCGAGCTGGCGATGAAGTCGACGCCGGGCGCCCACGGCCTGGTCCTGCTGCCGTATCTGGAGGGCGAGCGGACGCCGAGCCTGCCGCACACCGCCGGAACCCTCGCCGGGCTGCGGCGGGAGTCGATGAAGGCGGAGCATCTCGCGCGGGCCGCGTTCGAGGGCATGCTGTGCGGGCTCGCCGACGCGCTCGACGTGCTGCGCGGACGCGGTGTGGAGGTGCGGCGGGTCTTTCTGCTGGGGGCGGCGGCCGAGCTGGCGGCCGTGCAGGCGGCGGCGCCGTCGATCTTCGGGGCGCAGGTCGTCGTACCGCAGCCCGCGGACTACGCGGCGCGCGGTGCCGCCCGGCAGGCCGCCTGGGCGCTCGGCGTGTCGCAGGGCACGCTCGACCCGCGCAACCCGCCGGCCTGGCAGGGGGCGGCCGCGCAGATCCTGGAGCCCGGCGAGGACCTGGCGGTGGGACAGGCGGTGCGCCAGCAGTTCGTGTCGGTGCGGGAGCAGACGCATCCGGGGGCGTTCCGGTCGTAG
- a CDS encoding YtxH domain-containing protein — translation MRYKLTFVTGLALGYVLGTRAGRERYEQLKKSARQVSQNPAVRNTAESAAQQGRQFAGKAYHVVSEKVGERVPESVTQRVRSLRDRNTNGAAQDDWGTSNT, via the coding sequence ATGCGCTACAAGCTCACGTTCGTCACCGGGCTGGCACTGGGTTATGTGCTGGGCACCCGGGCCGGACGGGAACGTTACGAACAGCTGAAGAAGTCGGCACGTCAGGTGTCCCAGAACCCCGCGGTCCGCAACACCGCCGAGTCGGCCGCCCAGCAGGGCCGCCAGTTCGCGGGCAAGGCGTACCACGTGGTCAGCGAGAAGGTGGGCGAGCGGGTTCCCGAGTCGGTGACTCAGCGGGTGCGCTCCCTGCGGGACAGGAACACGAACGGTGCGGCACAGGACGACTGGGGCACCAGCAACACATAG